A genomic window from Prosthecobacter debontii includes:
- a CDS encoding PVC-type heme-binding CxxCH protein, which yields MRLPLLSALLACTATALTAAETVTQTLNVLDLMKAGQVEYHINPKADFHDPADQVFQLKENELHISGKGYGYMVTKESFKDYHLVVEFKWGAKTWGKRVDRARDNGILVHSYGPHGAYGDTWMASIEAQIIEGGIGDILVLSPKLTDGTELTTSATAEIELDRDKEKRWKKGAPAQVVTKGRINWEKRDEDWADKINFRGKDDPDSPVGEWNRLEVIAKGDTLQYFVNGLLVNEAFDCKPAEGRICIQTEGAEMIVRRYELHPLGQFKEKWNPIQASGGSDIEVRQGQEQALSPEESLKQIQFDGPYEAQLVAAEPLIQDPVEITWDAQGRLFVAEMRDYPLGPEAGKPFMSRVSMLTDKDGDGRMDESQVFADHLDHVQGLLPYDGGLIATTRTQILYLKDTDGDGKADVNRPLIKGFNPRHSQLQVSAPRWGLDGWVHFNNGLDAKEIYPADAPTKVVGVPGANFRWNPKTGEIQPTGGKGQYGGAFDDWGHHFYCSNRNPLMFTVMPWAAMSQNPHAGITQNYEDIAPAGPETRVYPLKITHTTADAHAGTNTACSGLGVYRGDLMPELKNNVFVPDPTGQLITRYKVEPNGASLKATRVGERTEFFRNGDEWSRPVNVTTGPDGALYVCDMYRRWIDHARFFPEDFVKSHDMRQGELQGRIWRIVPKGTTKLVTKVPGKYHAIPETGWGDVPKEHAERAAFLNVSPDADAKTLAMLLEAHAEDPWMAKMIASASARKMGQVLSLLSAEFYTTFSEVKATTVRTFATGALADGQTEDIAALLTLLQKQPGELLWWKPALLQGLAKLPKGHEAAAQEIAALQSKIDAIVADPKSSLDQRLAVLPLLSSRKWETVQPVVKSLLTSTQPVELTTAALTLLKKYPATSTAALVYDILPSAGPALKRDLVPLLTSNATTALALFKRMEQGEFPTAWVDVETRWRYQRGTGEMATLAKKLFGEASSDRAAVVKDYMAAMTHPGDAAKGQQVFATICITCHKHGSLGVDVGPPLSDVKVKPPEALLADILDPNRMFEARWSAYQVDTTDGRVLSGLIQSETSDAIVLVMMGGLKETLPRSAIKTLKSLDRSLMPPGLEAAITKEQMADLLAFLTAGK from the coding sequence ATGAGACTCCCCCTCCTTAGCGCACTCTTGGCCTGCACCGCCACGGCACTCACCGCTGCTGAAACGGTCACGCAGACACTCAATGTCCTGGACCTGATGAAGGCCGGACAGGTGGAATACCACATCAACCCGAAGGCTGATTTCCATGATCCGGCGGATCAGGTCTTTCAACTCAAGGAAAACGAACTGCACATCAGTGGCAAGGGCTACGGTTACATGGTCACCAAGGAGAGCTTCAAGGACTATCACCTCGTGGTGGAGTTCAAGTGGGGCGCGAAGACCTGGGGCAAACGTGTGGATCGCGCCCGGGACAACGGCATCCTCGTCCACAGCTACGGCCCGCATGGTGCCTATGGCGATACCTGGATGGCCAGCATCGAGGCCCAGATCATCGAGGGCGGCATTGGGGATATCCTGGTGCTTTCCCCCAAGCTGACGGATGGCACGGAGCTAACTACAAGTGCGACCGCCGAGATCGAGCTGGATCGCGACAAAGAAAAGCGCTGGAAGAAGGGCGCGCCTGCTCAGGTGGTGACCAAAGGCCGCATCAACTGGGAGAAGCGGGATGAAGATTGGGCGGATAAGATCAACTTCCGGGGCAAGGATGATCCTGATAGCCCGGTGGGCGAGTGGAATCGCCTGGAGGTCATTGCCAAGGGGGATACCCTGCAATACTTCGTCAATGGCCTGCTGGTGAATGAAGCCTTTGATTGCAAACCTGCGGAGGGGCGCATCTGCATCCAGACCGAAGGCGCGGAGATGATCGTGCGCCGTTATGAACTTCATCCATTAGGCCAATTCAAAGAAAAATGGAATCCCATCCAGGCCAGCGGAGGCAGCGATATCGAGGTACGCCAGGGCCAGGAGCAGGCCTTGAGCCCGGAGGAGTCCTTGAAGCAAATCCAGTTCGACGGTCCCTATGAGGCTCAGCTCGTGGCTGCCGAGCCTCTGATTCAAGATCCCGTGGAGATCACCTGGGATGCCCAGGGGCGTTTGTTCGTGGCGGAGATGCGGGATTACCCGCTGGGGCCTGAGGCGGGTAAGCCCTTCATGTCCCGCGTGTCCATGCTCACCGATAAGGATGGTGATGGCCGTATGGACGAGAGCCAGGTCTTTGCCGATCACCTGGACCACGTGCAGGGCCTGCTGCCCTACGATGGCGGTTTGATCGCCACCACCCGCACGCAGATTCTCTATCTCAAAGACACGGATGGCGATGGCAAAGCGGATGTGAATCGCCCGCTCATCAAGGGCTTCAATCCACGCCACAGTCAGCTCCAGGTCAGCGCGCCACGCTGGGGCCTGGATGGCTGGGTTCACTTCAACAACGGCCTGGATGCTAAAGAGATCTACCCTGCCGATGCCCCGACCAAAGTGGTGGGCGTGCCGGGAGCGAACTTCCGCTGGAACCCGAAGACAGGGGAGATCCAGCCCACCGGGGGCAAGGGCCAATACGGCGGTGCCTTTGATGATTGGGGCCATCACTTCTACTGCTCGAATCGCAATCCGCTCATGTTCACCGTCATGCCCTGGGCGGCCATGTCTCAGAATCCTCATGCCGGCATCACCCAGAACTACGAGGACATCGCCCCGGCTGGCCCTGAGACCCGAGTTTATCCCCTGAAGATCACGCACACCACGGCAGACGCCCACGCCGGCACAAACACCGCTTGTTCCGGCCTGGGGGTCTATCGTGGCGACCTGATGCCTGAGCTGAAAAACAATGTCTTCGTGCCCGATCCGACTGGCCAGCTCATCACCCGCTACAAGGTGGAGCCGAACGGCGCCTCGCTCAAGGCCACCCGTGTGGGTGAGCGCACGGAGTTCTTCCGCAACGGCGATGAATGGAGCCGCCCGGTGAACGTCACCACCGGTCCTGATGGGGCTCTGTATGTGTGTGACATGTATCGCCGCTGGATTGATCATGCGCGCTTCTTCCCCGAAGACTTCGTGAAGAGCCACGACATGCGCCAAGGCGAGCTCCAGGGCCGCATCTGGCGCATCGTGCCGAAGGGAACGACGAAGCTGGTGACGAAGGTGCCCGGCAAGTATCACGCCATTCCTGAAACCGGCTGGGGCGATGTGCCGAAGGAGCATGCTGAGCGCGCCGCGTTTTTGAATGTTTCGCCGGATGCCGATGCGAAGACGCTGGCCATGCTGTTGGAAGCTCATGCCGAAGATCCTTGGATGGCCAAGATGATCGCCTCGGCTTCTGCTCGCAAGATGGGACAAGTGCTCAGTCTGTTGAGTGCTGAGTTTTATACCACCTTTTCGGAAGTGAAGGCGACCACAGTGCGCACCTTTGCGACAGGTGCTCTTGCTGATGGACAAACCGAAGACATTGCTGCTTTACTGACGCTTTTACAAAAGCAACCCGGCGAACTCCTTTGGTGGAAACCCGCGCTTCTTCAAGGTCTGGCCAAGCTGCCGAAAGGCCACGAAGCAGCCGCTCAAGAGATCGCTGCACTGCAATCCAAGATCGACGCCATTGTAGCTGATCCAAAAAGCTCGCTCGACCAACGCCTCGCCGTGTTGCCCCTGTTGAGCAGTCGCAAATGGGAGACCGTGCAGCCTGTGGTGAAAAGCCTGCTGACCAGCACACAACCCGTGGAACTGACCACGGCGGCACTGACCCTGCTGAAGAAATACCCCGCCACCAGCACGGCGGCTCTGGTTTATGACATCCTGCCCAGCGCCGGACCTGCCCTGAAACGTGATCTGGTGCCCCTCCTAACCAGCAATGCAACCACGGCTCTGGCTTTGTTCAAACGCATGGAGCAGGGGGAATTCCCCACCGCCTGGGTGGATGTGGAGACACGCTGGCGCTATCAGCGCGGCACGGGTGAGATGGCCACTCTGGCCAAGAAACTCTTTGGCGAAGCCAGCAGTGACCGCGCCGCCGTGGTGAAGGATTACATGGCCGCGATGACCCATCCCGGTGATGCGGCCAAGGGGCAGCAAGTCTTCGCCACCATCTGCATCACCTGCCATAAGCACGGCAGCCTCGGTGTGGACGTGGGCCCGCCGCTGTCCGATGTGAAGGTGAAACCGCCTGAGGCCCTGCTGGCTGATATCCTGGACCCCAACCGCATGTTCGAAGCCCGCTGGAGCGCGTATCAGGTGGATACCACCGATGGGCGTGTGCTCAGTGGCCTCATTCAGAGTGAAACCAGTGACGCCATCGTCCTCGTCATGATGGGCGGTCTGAAAGAAACCCTGCCACGTAGCGCCATCAAGACCCTCAAATCTCTGGACCGCAGCCTCATGCCTCCCGGCCTCGAAGCCGCCATCACCAAGGAACAGATGGCCGATCTCCTGGCTTTCCTGACGGCCGGGAAGTGA
- the lpxB gene encoding lipid-A-disaccharide synthase: MPHLYIIAGEVSGDTHGAGLIKELRALDPSLTLSGLGGPKMREAAGNGIEDWVETAGVVGLWEVLKMYGYFKQRFDATVQTIMSTQPTGVVLVDYPGFNLRVAKELRKRGYTGKILYYISPQVWAWKKGRVKVMAKVLDLMICIFPFEKEFYEKSGLPTEFSGHPMVDRVAQLKRNWERERGLIGWFPGSRLNEVKRLFPIMLQAGLAIRMALPQARFAVSAANETLAGHMRQMAEAAGMPEAKQWIETGTVYDLMQRAQVGAVASGTATLEAACFGLPYALVYQVTPLTYIAAKTVVRIKNIGIVNVLAQRDVVKELVQGGLTPDTLAAEMVDLITNDHRRAELQAELAEVVASLGAGGAYHRAAKAVLTSLA; encoded by the coding sequence ATGCCCCATCTTTACATCATTGCCGGTGAAGTCAGTGGAGACACTCATGGGGCGGGTTTGATCAAAGAGCTGCGTGCACTCGATCCCAGCCTGACCCTCAGTGGCCTGGGGGGGCCCAAGATGCGCGAAGCCGCAGGCAACGGCATCGAGGATTGGGTAGAGACCGCCGGGGTGGTTGGGCTGTGGGAAGTGCTGAAGATGTATGGTTACTTCAAGCAGCGCTTCGATGCCACCGTGCAGACCATCATGAGCACGCAGCCCACCGGGGTGGTGCTGGTGGATTATCCAGGCTTTAACCTGCGCGTGGCCAAGGAACTGCGGAAGCGCGGCTACACGGGCAAGATTCTCTACTACATCAGCCCCCAGGTCTGGGCCTGGAAGAAAGGACGCGTCAAGGTCATGGCCAAGGTGCTGGATCTCATGATCTGCATCTTCCCTTTCGAGAAAGAGTTTTATGAAAAGAGCGGTCTGCCCACCGAATTCAGTGGGCACCCCATGGTGGACCGCGTGGCGCAACTCAAGCGCAACTGGGAGCGCGAACGCGGCCTCATCGGCTGGTTCCCGGGCAGTCGCCTCAATGAGGTGAAGCGCCTGTTTCCCATCATGCTTCAGGCAGGCCTGGCCATCCGCATGGCGCTGCCTCAGGCACGCTTCGCCGTCTCTGCCGCCAATGAAACCCTGGCCGGGCACATGCGCCAGATGGCCGAGGCCGCCGGGATGCCGGAGGCAAAGCAGTGGATCGAAACTGGCACCGTCTATGACCTGATGCAGCGCGCTCAGGTCGGCGCGGTGGCCAGCGGCACCGCCACGCTGGAGGCTGCCTGTTTCGGCCTGCCTTATGCCCTGGTCTATCAGGTGACGCCCCTGACCTACATCGCGGCTAAGACGGTGGTGCGCATCAAGAACATCGGCATCGTCAATGTGCTGGCTCAGCGTGATGTGGTGAAGGAACTCGTGCAGGGTGGGCTCACGCCCGATACCCTGGCCGCCGAAATGGTGGACCTCATCACCAATGACCACCGCCGCGCCGAGCTCCAGGCCGAATTGGCCGAAGTGGTGGCCTCTTTAGGCGCAGGCGGAGCGTATCACCGTGCGGCGAAGGCTGTGCTGACAAGCCTCGCCTAA
- a CDS encoding Gfo/Idh/MocA family protein produces MDSVSSPFRIGVAGVGAIGKNHARIMAEIAARSEGAIVFSSVYDADPARAAEFAAQYNTHPASDLADFAGRVDAATIAVPTIYHRRVAEPLMNQGVHVMVEKPISESYAEAQAMIELAQEKNVLLQVGHIERFNPVLRQLEERMDHPRFIEAHRLSPFPNRSMDIGVVLDVMIHDIEIVLHLVKSPLVQIDAVGIPVLTKREDIANARLKFANGCIANITASRISPEKMRKIRVFQQDSYLSLDYQEQSGWIYKKDGMQIVREAVEVEKDEPLKLEIAAFVECSRLGKRPVVTGQEGAEAVRIALEITDQIEKNAALGS; encoded by the coding sequence ATGGATTCCGTTTCTTCCCCTTTCCGCATCGGCGTGGCCGGTGTGGGTGCCATCGGTAAAAACCACGCCCGCATCATGGCGGAGATCGCCGCCCGGAGTGAGGGGGCCATCGTCTTTTCGTCGGTTTATGATGCCGACCCTGCACGTGCGGCCGAGTTCGCGGCTCAATACAACACGCACCCGGCTTCGGATTTGGCCGATTTCGCAGGGCGTGTGGATGCCGCCACCATCGCTGTGCCCACCATCTATCACCGTCGCGTGGCCGAGCCCCTGATGAATCAAGGCGTGCATGTCATGGTGGAGAAACCCATCAGCGAGAGCTATGCCGAGGCCCAGGCCATGATCGAGCTGGCCCAGGAGAAAAACGTCCTCCTCCAGGTGGGGCACATCGAGCGATTCAACCCCGTGCTGCGCCAACTGGAAGAGCGCATGGACCACCCGCGCTTCATCGAAGCCCATCGCCTCTCGCCTTTCCCCAACCGCAGCATGGACATCGGAGTCGTGCTGGATGTGATGATCCACGACATCGAGATCGTCCTGCATCTGGTGAAGTCCCCGCTGGTGCAAATCGACGCAGTCGGCATCCCTGTGCTGACCAAGCGCGAAGACATCGCCAACGCCCGTTTGAAATTTGCCAACGGCTGCATTGCCAACATCACCGCCAGCCGCATCAGCCCCGAGAAGATGCGCAAGATCCGCGTCTTCCAGCAGGATAGCTACCTCTCGCTCGACTACCAGGAGCAGAGCGGCTGGATCTATAAAAAGGATGGCATGCAGATCGTGCGCGAGGCCGTGGAGGTGGAGAAAGACGAGCCGCTGAAGCTGGAGATCGCCGCCTTTGTGGAGTGCTCCCGCCTCGGCAAGCGCCCCGTCGTCACCGGCCAGGAAGGTGCCGAAGCCGTCCGCATCGCCCTGGAGATCACGGATCAGATCGAGAAGAATGCCGCTTTAGGAAGCTGA
- a CDS encoding sialidase family protein produces the protein MVSLPLSAAEPLFETVCVFPLTPNNKPNYRIPGILLAANGDLLVIAERRNDGPGDIGDHDIVMKRSSDQGKTWSAEHLILDDEKRVTTDLTLGQDKTGKLWIFFLRDKKRFHYLSSTDDGHTWQGPVDIHAQVTQPEWDHLQGKTSDDEPANPKGRMAQWEKGWVQRYGCGPGHAMVQLASGRIVVPARHREDSGKGRLRSYAHCFYSDDQGATWKLGGTIGMHTSECQLEELADGRLMVISRNESAEDAPDNLRHLVAVSGDGGETWGPVRRAEELITPRCHGSVERLSLAGKQDKNRLLFASPAAPYRQKEHPYGRYNLTVRLSYDEGETWTAGRTLWPHPGSYSDLVVMDDFSIGCIYERADKGSSHYWDELHFARFNLEWLTQGRDAVK, from the coding sequence ATGGTTTCCCTTCCCCTCTCAGCAGCAGAGCCTTTGTTTGAGACTGTCTGTGTGTTTCCTCTCACGCCGAACAACAAGCCCAACTACCGCATCCCTGGCATCCTGCTGGCTGCGAATGGCGACCTCCTCGTCATCGCTGAGCGGCGCAATGACGGACCCGGAGACATCGGCGATCACGACATCGTCATGAAACGCAGCTCCGACCAGGGCAAAACCTGGAGCGCGGAGCACCTGATCCTGGATGATGAAAAACGCGTCACCACCGACCTGACCCTGGGGCAGGACAAGACCGGCAAGCTGTGGATCTTCTTTCTGCGGGATAAAAAGCGCTTCCACTACCTCAGCAGCACCGACGACGGCCACACCTGGCAGGGGCCCGTGGACATCCACGCCCAGGTGACCCAACCTGAGTGGGACCACCTCCAAGGCAAAACCAGCGACGACGAACCCGCCAACCCGAAAGGCCGCATGGCGCAGTGGGAAAAGGGCTGGGTTCAGCGCTACGGCTGCGGTCCCGGCCATGCCATGGTCCAGCTCGCCTCGGGCCGCATCGTCGTGCCCGCTCGCCACCGGGAGGACTCGGGCAAGGGGCGCCTGCGCAGTTACGCCCACTGTTTTTACAGCGATGACCAGGGGGCCACGTGGAAGCTCGGGGGCACCATTGGCATGCACACCAGCGAGTGCCAACTGGAGGAACTCGCTGATGGTCGGCTCATGGTCATCTCACGCAACGAAAGCGCGGAGGACGCCCCTGACAACCTACGCCACCTCGTCGCCGTCAGCGGGGATGGCGGCGAGACCTGGGGACCCGTGCGGCGGGCCGAAGAGCTCATCACCCCACGCTGTCACGGCAGTGTCGAGCGCCTGAGCCTCGCTGGAAAACAGGACAAGAACCGCCTGCTCTTCGCCAGCCCCGCCGCGCCCTATCGGCAAAAAGAGCATCCCTACGGCCGCTACAACCTCACCGTGCGCCTCAGCTATGATGAAGGCGAAACCTGGACCGCAGGCCGCACCCTCTGGCCCCACCCCGGCTCTTACTCGGACCTCGTGGTCATGGATGACTTCAGCATCGGCTGCATCTACGAGCGTGCCGACAAAGGCAGCAGCCACTACTGGGATGAACTCCACTTCGCCCGCTTCAACCTAGAGTGGCTCACGCAGGGCCGGGATGCGGTGAAGTGA
- a CDS encoding alkaline phosphatase family protein, whose product MRFRSPFLLALLVAGLAPITAFSAPPQAPKLVVSIVVDQLRYDYLDRFYSQFGEGGFRLLTDKGAFMTFAQYDYSPTITAPGHASYFSGSAPVMHGIISNEWFDKRTGQMMYCVSDPDVTGVGTDPQAQAGKMSPRNFIGATVADQMRLHWGSKVIAMSVKDRGAILPSGKKPTGAFWFEGATGNFITSSYYMKDLPEWVKAFNAQKRADSYIGQKWERLLDEKEYANADDVVGEASLAGEEGRVFPHQVIKAEQEGYEPILSTPFGNQILAEFAKAAIEGEKLGQGDKPDLLCISFSSNDYVGHKFGPYSQEVQDITLRLDRQLQELFAYLDQKIGLDHVAMLLTADHGVAPTPEFAAEQGLGGGRPGLSDLLMDLQAKIVERYGPGRYFLASKGQLKPRLVDGLLYFNHPTLLEKQISPESFTAFIREWALSTGIFHAVYGREQLLEGRAPGVIGQRVMNGFNGERSGDVLLTLKPFLISGSGKPGIGTTHGTPFTYDTHIPVLFYGHAFIPGRYPDEFHITDIAPTISAALGIQEPPGCMGKPMARILK is encoded by the coding sequence ATGCGTTTTCGCTCCCCTTTTCTCCTGGCCTTGCTGGTCGCAGGCCTTGCCCCTATCACCGCCTTCTCAGCTCCACCTCAGGCTCCGAAGCTGGTCGTGAGCATCGTCGTGGATCAGCTTCGTTACGACTACCTGGACCGCTTTTACAGCCAGTTTGGCGAGGGTGGGTTTCGCCTGCTGACGGATAAGGGGGCCTTCATGACCTTTGCGCAGTATGATTACTCCCCCACCATCACGGCACCGGGGCATGCCAGTTACTTCAGCGGCAGCGCACCGGTGATGCACGGGATCATCAGCAACGAGTGGTTCGACAAACGCACGGGCCAGATGATGTATTGCGTGAGTGATCCGGATGTGACCGGGGTGGGCACGGACCCGCAGGCCCAGGCGGGCAAGATGTCCCCACGCAACTTCATCGGTGCCACAGTGGCCGACCAGATGCGCCTGCATTGGGGCTCCAAGGTCATCGCCATGTCCGTAAAGGATCGCGGGGCCATTCTACCCAGTGGTAAAAAACCCACGGGAGCTTTTTGGTTTGAGGGAGCCACGGGCAATTTCATCACCAGCAGCTACTACATGAAGGACCTGCCGGAATGGGTGAAGGCCTTCAATGCCCAAAAGCGTGCCGATTCCTACATCGGCCAAAAATGGGAGCGGCTGCTGGATGAAAAAGAATACGCCAATGCCGATGATGTGGTGGGAGAGGCCTCCTTGGCTGGAGAAGAAGGCCGAGTCTTTCCACACCAGGTGATCAAGGCCGAGCAAGAAGGCTACGAGCCCATCCTCTCCACGCCCTTTGGCAATCAGATCCTGGCGGAATTCGCCAAGGCCGCGATCGAGGGTGAGAAGCTAGGCCAGGGCGACAAGCCGGACCTGCTGTGCATATCCTTCTCTTCCAATGACTATGTGGGGCACAAGTTCGGTCCCTATTCTCAGGAGGTGCAGGACATCACCCTGCGGCTGGATCGCCAGCTTCAGGAGCTGTTTGCCTACCTGGATCAGAAGATCGGCCTGGACCATGTCGCCATGCTGCTGACTGCGGATCACGGTGTGGCTCCGACTCCGGAATTCGCTGCTGAACAGGGTCTGGGGGGTGGACGCCCCGGCCTGTCGGACCTGCTCATGGATCTCCAGGCAAAGATTGTGGAGCGCTATGGCCCGGGTCGCTATTTCCTGGCCTCGAAAGGTCAGCTCAAACCCCGTCTAGTGGATGGCCTGCTGTATTTCAATCACCCCACCCTGCTGGAAAAACAGATTTCTCCCGAGAGCTTCACCGCCTTTATCCGCGAGTGGGCCCTGTCCACCGGCATCTTCCATGCCGTCTATGGGCGTGAGCAACTGCTGGAAGGCCGCGCCCCAGGCGTGATCGGTCAGCGGGTGATGAATGGCTTCAATGGCGAGCGCAGCGGCGATGTGCTGCTGACGCTGAAACCCTTCCTGATCTCCGGGAGCGGCAAGCCGGGCATCGGCACCACCCACGGCACCCCCTTCACTTACGACACTCACATTCCCGTGCTGTTCTATGGCCACGCGTTCATCCCGGGACGTTATCCCGATGAATTTCACATCACCGACATCGCTCCGACGATTTCCGCCGCACTCGGCATCCAGGAGCCTCCTGGCTGCATGGGCAAACCGATGGCTCGGATTTTGAAATAG
- a CDS encoding RNA recognition motif domain-containing protein has protein sequence MNTKMFVGNLPFNITESDLRDLCGDFGTVTDLYFPVDQMTGRPRGFAFVTMDSVMAMNEAIKALNGKEVQGRAINVNEARPKEERPRDFGGGGGGGRGGYGGGREDRGGKGGYSKRY, from the coding sequence ATGAATACCAAAATGTTTGTGGGCAATCTGCCCTTCAACATCACGGAGAGTGATCTTCGTGACCTCTGCGGTGACTTCGGCACCGTGACCGATCTTTATTTCCCTGTAGATCAGATGACTGGACGCCCTCGCGGTTTCGCGTTTGTCACGATGGATTCCGTCATGGCCATGAATGAAGCGATCAAAGCCCTGAATGGCAAAGAAGTGCAGGGCCGTGCGATCAACGTCAATGAAGCCCGCCCGAAAGAAGAACGCCCGCGTGACTTCGGTGGCGGCGGTGGTGGTGGCCGTGGCGGCTACGGCGGCGGTCGTGAAGATCGCGGCGGTAAAGGTGGCTACAGCAAGCGCTACTAA
- a CDS encoding AbrB/MazE/SpoVT family DNA-binding domain-containing protein, which translates to MTITANGQVTIPQALRERYHLRPGTEVDFIALEDGLQIVPQKPHHHAPQVVASWLSKAQGCASTPLNTDQLMAMTRGEEW; encoded by the coding sequence ATGACGATCACTGCCAACGGCCAAGTGACCATCCCTCAAGCGCTGCGGGAACGCTATCACTTGCGTCCAGGGACAGAGGTGGACTTCATCGCACTGGAGGATGGGCTGCAAATCGTTCCCCAAAAGCCCCACCACCACGCTCCTCAGGTAGTCGCAAGCTGGCTCTCCAAAGCCCAAGGCTGCGCCTCTACTCCCCTGAACACGGATCAATTGATGGCCATGACCCGAGGAGAGGAATGGTAA
- a CDS encoding glutamate-5-semialdehyde dehydrogenase: MTDSEIQAAIHDMGRRARAAAHELVKLSTAQKNTILLAMADEIEAQESHILTENAKDLERAAANGLSKAMIDRLTLDPKRLKAIAQAVREVAALPDPVGEVLEQRTRPNGLLITKKRVPIGVIGIIFESRPNVTTDAASLCFKTGNATLLRGGSEAIHSNVALAAALQAGGERAGLPADSVQLIPFTDRSSVEHMAKMDQYLDLIIPRGGKGLIEKVVSTARMPVIKHYDGVCHVYVNREADQTMAADIIINAKTQKPGVCNALETVLVDREIAATFYPVLGQRLAAAGVAIHADPEAQAQLGVPSEPATEQDWGTEWLDLILSTKTVAGPDEAITHINRYGSHHTDSIITRDRALAERFQHEVDSAVVLHNASTRFNDGGEFGFGAEIGISTDKLHARGPMGLAELCSYKYLIDGSGQVRQ; encoded by the coding sequence ATGACCGATTCTGAAATCCAAGCCGCCATCCACGACATGGGCCGCCGCGCCCGTGCCGCCGCCCATGAACTGGTGAAGCTGAGCACGGCCCAGAAAAACACCATCCTGCTGGCCATGGCGGATGAGATCGAGGCCCAGGAGAGCCACATCCTCACGGAGAATGCCAAGGACCTGGAACGCGCCGCCGCCAATGGCCTGTCCAAGGCGATGATTGATCGCCTGACTCTGGATCCGAAACGCCTGAAGGCCATCGCCCAAGCCGTGCGTGAAGTGGCTGCCCTGCCCGACCCCGTCGGCGAGGTACTGGAGCAACGGACCCGGCCTAACGGTCTGCTCATCACCAAGAAGCGCGTGCCCATCGGCGTCATCGGCATCATTTTCGAATCCCGTCCCAATGTGACCACAGACGCCGCCAGTCTGTGCTTCAAGACCGGCAATGCCACCCTGCTGCGAGGGGGGAGCGAGGCCATCCACTCCAATGTGGCCCTGGCCGCCGCCCTCCAAGCCGGGGGTGAACGCGCTGGACTCCCAGCAGATAGCGTGCAGCTCATTCCTTTCACGGATCGCTCCAGCGTGGAGCACATGGCGAAGATGGATCAATACCTGGACCTCATCATCCCGCGTGGGGGTAAGGGGCTGATTGAAAAGGTAGTCTCCACCGCCCGCATGCCCGTGATCAAGCACTACGACGGCGTCTGCCATGTGTATGTGAACCGTGAGGCAGATCAGACCATGGCCGCGGACATCATCATCAATGCCAAGACGCAGAAACCCGGCGTCTGCAATGCCCTGGAAACCGTTCTAGTGGATCGCGAGATCGCCGCCACCTTCTATCCCGTGCTCGGTCAAAGACTTGCCGCCGCCGGCGTGGCCATCCATGCCGACCCCGAAGCGCAGGCTCAGCTCGGCGTGCCTAGCGAACCCGCCACCGAGCAGGACTGGGGCACCGAGTGGCTGGACCTCATCCTCTCCACCAAGACCGTCGCCGGCCCAGATGAAGCCATCACGCACATCAACCGCTACGGCAGCCATCACACGGACAGCATCATCACCCGCGACCGTGCCCTGGCCGAGCGCTTCCAGCATGAAGTGGACAGCGCCGTGGTCCTGCATAACGCCAGCACCCGCTTCAATGACGGTGGCGAGTTCGGCTTCGGAGCCGAGATCGGTATCAGCACGGATAAGCTCCATGCCCGCGGCCCCATGGGTCTGGCCGAGCTGTGCAGCTACAAATACCTCATTGATGGTAGCGGCCAGGTGAGGCAGTAG